The Mus musculus strain C57BL/6J chromosome 2, GRCm38.p6 C57BL/6J genome has a window encoding:
- the Gapvd1 gene encoding GTPase-activating protein and VPS9 domain-containing protein 1 isoform X8 has protein sequence MVKLDIHTLAHHLKQERLYVSSEKQLIQRLNADVLKTAEKLYRTAWIAKQQRINLDRLIITSAEASPAECCQHAKILEDTQFVDGYKQLGFQETAYGEFLSRLRENPRLIASSLVAGEKLNQENTQSVIYTVFTSLYGNCIMQEDESYLLQVLRYLIEFELKESDNPRRLLRRGTCAFSILFKLFSEGLFSAKLFLTATLHEPIMQLLVEDEDHLETDPNKLIERFSPAQQEKLFGEKGSDRFRQKVQEMVDSNEAKLVALVNKFIGYLKQNTYCFPHSLRWIVSQMYKTLSCVDRLEVGEVRAMCTDLLLACFICPAVVNPEQYGIISDAPINEVARFNLMQVGRLLQQLAMTGTEEGDPRTKNSLGKFDKGCVAAFLDVVIGGRAVETPPMSSVNLLEGLSRTVVYISYSQLITLVNFMKSVMSGDQLKEDRMALDNLLANLPQAKPGKSSSLDMTPYSTPQMSPATTPANKKNRLPIGQQLAAITAWDSSATNLTAHIPLVTPFATRSRSRSNMLMDLHMDHEGSSQETIQEVQPEEVLVISLGTGPQLTPGMMSENEVLNMQLSDGGQGDVPVDENKLHGKPDKTLRFSLCSDNLEGISEGPSNRSNSVSSLDLEGESVSELGAGPSGSNGVEALQLLEHEQEKPEISIQSR, from the exons ATGGTGAAGCTAGATATTCACACATTGGCCCACCACCTCAAGCAGGAACGCTTATATGTGAGCTCTGAGAAACAGCTCATTCAGAGGCTAAATGCCGATGTACTGAAGACAGCTGAAAAGCTGTATCGAACAGCGTGGATTGCAAAGCAACAGAGGATTAATTTGGATCGTCTTATTATAACCAG TGCTGAAGCTTCCCCTGCTGAGTGTTGCCAGCATGCCAAGATTTTGGAAGATACACAGTTTGTTGATGGATATAAGCAACTGGGATTTCAGGAAACAGCTTATGGAGAATTCCTGAGTCGGTTAAGAGAAAATCCACGACTTATTGCCTCCTCTTTGGTTGCTGGAGAAAAACTCAATCAGGAGAACACACAAAGTGTTATCTACACTGTTTTTACCTCCTTGTATGGCAACTGTATTATGCAAGAAGATGAAAGCTACCTCCTTCAGGTTTTACGATACTTGATTGAATTTGAACTTAAAGAAAGTGACAACCCCAGGCGCCTTTTGAGGAGAGGAACTTGTGCCTTCAGCATCTTATTTAAACTTTTTTCTGAAGGACTGTTTTCTGCCAAACTTTTCCTTACGGCTACTTTGCATGAGCCAATCATGCAGCTCCTCGTAGAGGATGAAGACCACCTGGAAACAGATCCAAACAAGCTGATAGAGAGATTCTCTccagctcagcaagaaaaacTCTTTGGAGAGAAAGGCTCAGATAGATTTAGGCAAAAGGTTCAAGAAATGGTAGATTCCAATGAGGCTAAACTAGTGGCTTTGGTGAACAAATTTATTGGTTATCTTAAACAGAATACATACTGCTTTCCACATAGTTTGAGGTGGATTGTGTCACAGATGTACAAAACTCTTTCTTGTGTAGACAGATTGGAGGTTGGGGAAGTCAGAGCAATGTGTACCGATCTTCTGCTGGCTTGCTTCATTTGTCCTGCAGTTGTCAATCCAGAGCAGTATGGGATAATATCTGATGCTCCTATTAATGAGGTGGCAAGATTTAACCTGATGCAG GTTGGCCGCCTTTTGCAGCAGCTAGCAATGACTGGCACTGAAGAAGGAGATCCCCGGACCAAAAATAGCCTTGGAAAATTTGACAAA GGCTGTGTCGCTGCTTTCCTTGATGTTGTAATTGGGGGCCGTGCAGTGGAGACTCCGCCAATGTCCTCTGTTAATCTTCTGGAAGGCTTGAGCAGAACTGTGGTGTATATAAGTTACAGTCAGCTTATTACTCTG GTAAATTTTATGAAGAGTGTGATGTCTGGAGATCAACTGAAAGAAGATAGAATGGCTCTTGACAATTTGTTGGCAAACCTGCCCCAGGCTAAGCCAGGGAAGAGCAGCAGTCTGGACATGACTCCCTATAGCACTCCTCAGATGTCTCCAGCAACCACTCCAGCCAACAAGAAGAATCGATTACCTATAG GACAACAGTTAGCAGCCATCACTGCCTGGGATTCGTCAGCCACCAATCTTACTGCTCATATTCCTCTAGTAACCCCATTTG CAACTCGGAGCAGAAGCCGAAGTAATATGTTAATGGACCTACATATGGATCATGAAGGATCATCTCAAGAAACCATCCAGGAGGTACAGCCAGAAGAGGTGCTGGTCATTTCCTTAGGGACAGGCCCTCAGCTCACTCCAGGGATGATGTCAGAAAATGAG gttCTAAACATGCAGCTTTCGGATGGAGGACAAGGAGATGTCCCTGTTGATGAAAACAAACTCCACGGTAAACCTGATAAAACCTTGCGCTTTTCCCTCTGCAGTGATAATCTGGAAGGCATATCTGAAG GTCCTTCCAATCGC
- the Gapvd1 gene encoding GTPase-activating protein and VPS9 domain-containing protein 1 isoform X7, with amino-acid sequence MVKLDIHTLAHHLKQERLYVSSEKQLIQRLNADVLKTAEKLYRTAWIAKQQRINLDRLIITSAEASPAECCQHAKILEDTQFVDGYKQLGFQETAYGEFLSRLRENPRLIASSLVAGEKLNQENTQSVIYTVFTSLYGNCIMQEDESYLLQVLRYLIEFELKESDNPRRLLRRGTCAFSILFKLFSEGLFSAKLFLTATLHEPIMQLLVEDEDHLETDPNKLIERFSPAQQEKLFGEKGSDRFRQKVQEMVDSNEAKLVALVNKFIGYLKQNTYCFPHSLRWIVSQMYKTLSCVDRLEVGEVRAMCTDLLLACFICPAVVNPEQYGIISDAPINEVARFNLMQVGRLLQQLAMTGTEEGDPRTKNSLGKFDKGCVAAFLDVVIGGRAVETPPMSSVNLLEGLSRTVVYISYSQLITLVNFMKSVMSGDQLKEDRMALDNLLANLPQAKPGKSSSLDMTPYSTPQMSPATTPANKKNRLPIGQQLAAITAWDSSATNLTAHIPLVTPFATRSRSRSNMLMDLHMDHEGSSQETIQEVQPEEVLVISLGTGPQLTPGMMSENEVLNMQLSDGGQGDVPVDENKLHGKPDKTLRFSLCSDNLEGISEGPSNRSNSVSSLDLEGESVSELGAGPSGSNGVEALQLLEHEQGVLGDSGVGVDSLHM; translated from the exons ATGGTGAAGCTAGATATTCACACATTGGCCCACCACCTCAAGCAGGAACGCTTATATGTGAGCTCTGAGAAACAGCTCATTCAGAGGCTAAATGCCGATGTACTGAAGACAGCTGAAAAGCTGTATCGAACAGCGTGGATTGCAAAGCAACAGAGGATTAATTTGGATCGTCTTATTATAACCAG TGCTGAAGCTTCCCCTGCTGAGTGTTGCCAGCATGCCAAGATTTTGGAAGATACACAGTTTGTTGATGGATATAAGCAACTGGGATTTCAGGAAACAGCTTATGGAGAATTCCTGAGTCGGTTAAGAGAAAATCCACGACTTATTGCCTCCTCTTTGGTTGCTGGAGAAAAACTCAATCAGGAGAACACACAAAGTGTTATCTACACTGTTTTTACCTCCTTGTATGGCAACTGTATTATGCAAGAAGATGAAAGCTACCTCCTTCAGGTTTTACGATACTTGATTGAATTTGAACTTAAAGAAAGTGACAACCCCAGGCGCCTTTTGAGGAGAGGAACTTGTGCCTTCAGCATCTTATTTAAACTTTTTTCTGAAGGACTGTTTTCTGCCAAACTTTTCCTTACGGCTACTTTGCATGAGCCAATCATGCAGCTCCTCGTAGAGGATGAAGACCACCTGGAAACAGATCCAAACAAGCTGATAGAGAGATTCTCTccagctcagcaagaaaaacTCTTTGGAGAGAAAGGCTCAGATAGATTTAGGCAAAAGGTTCAAGAAATGGTAGATTCCAATGAGGCTAAACTAGTGGCTTTGGTGAACAAATTTATTGGTTATCTTAAACAGAATACATACTGCTTTCCACATAGTTTGAGGTGGATTGTGTCACAGATGTACAAAACTCTTTCTTGTGTAGACAGATTGGAGGTTGGGGAAGTCAGAGCAATGTGTACCGATCTTCTGCTGGCTTGCTTCATTTGTCCTGCAGTTGTCAATCCAGAGCAGTATGGGATAATATCTGATGCTCCTATTAATGAGGTGGCAAGATTTAACCTGATGCAG GTTGGCCGCCTTTTGCAGCAGCTAGCAATGACTGGCACTGAAGAAGGAGATCCCCGGACCAAAAATAGCCTTGGAAAATTTGACAAA GGCTGTGTCGCTGCTTTCCTTGATGTTGTAATTGGGGGCCGTGCAGTGGAGACTCCGCCAATGTCCTCTGTTAATCTTCTGGAAGGCTTGAGCAGAACTGTGGTGTATATAAGTTACAGTCAGCTTATTACTCTG GTAAATTTTATGAAGAGTGTGATGTCTGGAGATCAACTGAAAGAAGATAGAATGGCTCTTGACAATTTGTTGGCAAACCTGCCCCAGGCTAAGCCAGGGAAGAGCAGCAGTCTGGACATGACTCCCTATAGCACTCCTCAGATGTCTCCAGCAACCACTCCAGCCAACAAGAAGAATCGATTACCTATAG GACAACAGTTAGCAGCCATCACTGCCTGGGATTCGTCAGCCACCAATCTTACTGCTCATATTCCTCTAGTAACCCCATTTG CAACTCGGAGCAGAAGCCGAAGTAATATGTTAATGGACCTACATATGGATCATGAAGGATCATCTCAAGAAACCATCCAGGAGGTACAGCCAGAAGAGGTGCTGGTCATTTCCTTAGGGACAGGCCCTCAGCTCACTCCAGGGATGATGTCAGAAAATGAG gttCTAAACATGCAGCTTTCGGATGGAGGACAAGGAGATGTCCCTGTTGATGAAAACAAACTCCACGGTAAACCTGATAAAACCTTGCGCTTTTCCCTCTGCAGTGATAATCTGGAAGGCATATCTGAAG GTCCTTCCAATCGC